DNA from Halobaculum sp. XH14:
TGTTGCCCCCCGAATACGGCACGTCGGACGTGCGGGTGAGGAAGGGCGAGAAGGTGCGGGCCGGCGAGTCGATCGTGGCTCGTCGGGACTGACGACCCCCGACGGCGACTCGGGCGATTTTTGTGCGCGTCCCGGCATCCTCAGTCCGTGCCCTCCTCCGATCCGCCCTGGCGCTACGGCGTCGCGGTGTTCCCGCTCGTTCCGCTCGCGACGCTGACCGACCTCGTCGGCTTTCGGGTGTTCCTCGAACTCGTCGCCGGGGGCTCGACGAGCGAGGCCGGAATGCTGGCCGCCGTCGTCGCCTTCCTCGTCTCCGCCGTCGTCTCGATCGCGGGCGGCGTCGCCGCGCTCGTCGTGCTCGGCGCGCTCCTGCTCGACGCGCGAGCGCTCCGACGAACGGACGCTGCCTTCGCACCGCATCCGGCCGTCGCCGGGGTCGTGGGGCTCGTCCACTTGCTCGCGTGGCTCCTCGCGCCGCTGTACGTCCTCTCGGTGCCGGCGCTCGCCTACTACACCTACCGGCGGTTCGCGTAGTCACCGGGCGTCGAGACGGTCAGCGTCCGTCGAGAACCAGCACGTGCCGGACGAGCGACCGGTGTACCCGGCGCTCGAACGAGTCCGTCACCGACCACCCGGCAGCCTCCGCCTCGGCGCGCCAGGACCGGTCGGCGATCAGCACCCCGCGGGGCGCGACCCGGAAGGCCTCCGAGAGCGCGCCCTCCACGAGGTCTGCCAGCCGGTGCCGGGCGATCTTCGACTGCCGGCCGTACGGCGCGTCGAACACGACGCCGTCGACGGCATCGTCCCGGAGTCCGAGCGCCGTGGCGTCGCCCCGAATCACCTCGAACTCGACATCGCCGGGCAGATACCGTGCGAGGTTCTCCCGCGTTCCCCGGACCATCTTCGCCTGCGCGTCGGCCCCGAGGACGTCGCTGCCGACGAGGCCGGCCTCGATGAGCGTCCCGCCCGTGCCACACATCGGGTCGAGCACGCGGGTGCCGGGGCCGGCGCCGGCGAGGTTGGCGTACGCCCGGGCGTCCATCGGCGCCATGCTCCCGGGCTGGAAGAACGGCCGATCGGTCGGCTTGCGCGTCGAGAAGTCCCGGACCGACTCGGCGACGACCCAGCCGACCAGGCAGGTCCCGTCGGCGAACAGCACCCGGAGGACGTGGTCCGGATCGTCGAGGTCGACCGGGAAGCCGGCCTCGACGAGCGCCTCGCCGCACTCGCGCTCGGCAGCGCCGGTGCTCACGTCGGCCGAGTCGCGGACGACGCGGGCCCGGACCGCGACCGTCCCCTCGCGGCGTTCGGCGTCGGCGACGTCCCGCAGGCCCGACTCAACGACGGCCGTGGCGCTCGCGGCGTCAGCCCCTCCCTCGACCCGACCGAGCAGGTCGAGCGCGCGGTGGGTGTAGGCGAGCCCCCGGACGCGCTCGGGCGCGACCGCGTCGGCGACCGCGAGGCCCGGGGCGAGGACGGACACGCCGCTCGCGGCGGTCGCGGCCTCCCGGGCCGCGAAGGCGTCCTCCTCGCCGGCGAGTTCGAGCCCGTACACGGGCCCCACGTGGCGGCCGTCGGGTATCAACCCCGCGACTCGTCGCGTGTCGGTGCCGGCCCCGGATTTCGGCGGCGATACTACTTTAACTCTTAAATACGACCACTAGCAGGAGAGATGGCCGACGCAAAGGAGTCGATACATATCGAGAACGTCGTCGCGTCGACGGGGATCGGGCAGGAACTCGACCTCCAGACGGTTGCGATGGACCTTGAGGGGGCCGACTACGACCCCGAGCAGTTCCCGGGGCTCGTCTACCGGACGCAGGACCCGAAGAGCGCGGCGCTCATCTTCCGGTCGGGCAAGATCGTCTGCACGGGCGCGAAATCCACCGACGCCGTCCATCGAGCGCTCGATCTGGTGTTCGACGAGCTGCGCGCGCTCGACATCCCGATCGAGGAGAACCCGGAGGTCACCGTCCAGAACATCGTCACCTCGGCGGACCTGGGTGCCTCGCTCAACCTCAACGCGATCGCCATCGGGCTCGGGCTCGAGAACATCGAGTACGAACCCGAGCAGTTCCCCGGGCTCGTCTACCGGCTCGGCGAACCGGACGTCGTCGCCCTGCTGTTCGGCTCGGGGAAGCTCGTCATCACCGGCGGGAAGGAGCCCAGCGACGCCGAGGCGGCCGTGGACGTCATCACCGAGCGCCTCACGGAGCTCGGCCTCTTCGGCTGAGGGATGTTACTCCAGACCTCGCCGGGCCGGGTCGTCGCCGGCTTCCTCCTCATCGCGGTGCTCTCGACGCTCGTCGCCAACACCGCCGCCTACTACGTGCTCGGTGACGCCGCCGAACTCCGCCGCGCGGTGCTCCCGGGCGTCGCCATGGCGGCCGTCGGCCTCACCGCCGCCGTGCTCCCGGTGGCGGCCGTCATCGGCCTCGCGCTCGTCGTCGACTTCGTTGCCGTCGCGGTCGCGTACGACCTGAACCGCCGCGGCACCGCGATGGTGACCGCGATGCACTACACGCTCACGGTCGCGGTCGCGCTGTTCGCCAACTACTCGCTCGCGCTGTACCAGGACGCCCCGCTGTGAACGACGCGTCGCCCCCGCCCGCGGGACCGTCCGAGGGCTCGTCCGAACCCCCGGACGCGCCCGACCCGCGGGGACGGTTTCCCCGACTGCGTCGCCTGTTCTGGATTCCGGACGAGCGCCGGCCGACCGCGCCGCTCCGGCTGTTCGCCGCGCTGGTCGTCGTCGCCGTCGCCGCGGTCCTCACGTCGCTCCTGCTCGTCTTCCTCCCGCTCTCGGGCGTCGCCGCCACGGTCGTCACGAGCCTGGCGATTCCGGTCGCCGTCACGCTCGCGGTGCTGGTTGCCGCCCGGTTCGTGGACCGCCGGCGGCTCGCCGACCTCGGCCTGAGACGGGAGCGGGGCTGGCTCGCGGACCTCGGCTTCGGCCTCGCGCTCGGCGTCGCCCTGCAGGCGCTCGTCGCCGGCGTCGGCCTCGCAGCCGGCTGGTACCGGCTCTCGGGCGTCCTCGTCGGCCCGCCGGTCGGCCTGCTGACGACGCTCGCGCTGTTTCTCGGCGTCGGCGTCTACGAGGAACTGCTGCTCCGGGGGTATCTGCTCACCAACCTCGGCGAGTGGTTCTCGCGGCACGCCGGGCCCCTTCGGGCGGCCGGCCTGGCGCTCGTCGCCTCCAGCGGCGTCTTCGGCGCTGCCCACCTCACCAACCCGGGCGCGACGCTCGTCTCGACGCTTGGCATCACGTTCGCCGGCCTGTTCCTGGGACTGGGCTACCTGCTCACCGGGCGGCTCTCGCTCCCGGTCGGCGTCCACATCTCGTGGAACTA
Protein-coding regions in this window:
- a CDS encoding methyltransferase domain-containing protein; translated protein: MYGLELAGEEDAFAAREAATAASGVSVLAPGLAVADAVAPERVRGLAYTHRALDLLGRVEGGADAASATAVVESGLRDVADAERREGTVAVRARVVRDSADVSTGAAERECGEALVEAGFPVDLDDPDHVLRVLFADGTCLVGWVVAESVRDFSTRKPTDRPFFQPGSMAPMDARAYANLAGAGPGTRVLDPMCGTGGTLIEAGLVGSDVLGADAQAKMVRGTRENLARYLPGDVEFEVIRGDATALGLRDDAVDGVVFDAPYGRQSKIARHRLADLVEGALSEAFRVAPRGVLIADRSWRAEAEAAGWSVTDSFERRVHRSLVRHVLVLDGR
- a CDS encoding TATA-box-binding protein yields the protein MADAKESIHIENVVASTGIGQELDLQTVAMDLEGADYDPEQFPGLVYRTQDPKSAALIFRSGKIVCTGAKSTDAVHRALDLVFDELRALDIPIEENPEVTVQNIVTSADLGASLNLNAIAIGLGLENIEYEPEQFPGLVYRLGEPDVVALLFGSGKLVITGGKEPSDAEAAVDVITERLTELGLFG
- a CDS encoding DUF7473 family protein yields the protein MLLQTSPGRVVAGFLLIAVLSTLVANTAAYYVLGDAAELRRAVLPGVAMAAVGLTAAVLPVAAVIGLALVVDFVAVAVAYDLNRRGTAMVTAMHYTLTVAVALFANYSLALYQDAPL
- a CDS encoding CPBP family intramembrane glutamic endopeptidase; translation: MNDASPPPAGPSEGSSEPPDAPDPRGRFPRLRRLFWIPDERRPTAPLRLFAALVVVAVAAVLTSLLLVFLPLSGVAATVVTSLAIPVAVTLAVLVAARFVDRRRLADLGLRRERGWLADLGFGLALGVALQALVAGVGLAAGWYRLSGVLVGPPVGLLTTLALFLGVGVYEELLLRGYLLTNLGEWFSRHAGPLRAAGLALVASSGVFGAAHLTNPGATLVSTLGITFAGLFLGLGYLLTGRLSLPVGVHISWNYAQGSLFGFPVSGLSVPASVLALEPTGPEAVTGGSFGPEAGLLGMAALCVGIAATTWWARWRGEGGLDERVLTLERR